A region from the Candidatus Thermoplasmatota archaeon genome encodes:
- a CDS encoding NEW3 domain-containing protein, whose amino-acid sequence MRVVEGDREVPSRATAGFRGRSGHHDPRLSPEIHVEWVLPGATPAGASRVFMVYFDTRANGAKTPAEHDERAAAPLAARHWISRGTTLFGAASTVRLLGLEDGTRATVSAYVGARPVGLGTFDVEAGSVRSVNVGNEAALVRIDADKPIIAYGADPVKGVMGPVPSAEGGLLGRTFAFEPGSTGHLVLAPRETANVVEGSSRYAVHGGRVQVVPAGGSAAIANLEADAPVLVFAWPADEGKTQLPSVDGAPVGSRLVGFAGPGTAPASLARDPRCHADGMTVGFGEVLVTARDAPTWFRGRDFLSGNLVLPTDGTGQPSTRSEEAAPGEPARAVVRATRCPVLVHATGSRTADAVASGTLAAFGGPSRPLGAQERLRTPLGGDGGMTFETSWPVDVLAFHPATTVTIERAGTAPAKVGLGAGDRHGIEASHDRPAILRATKPVAVVPVEQGYYFAGIDDSLGRTAIVGPAQYRGHLVNLAPAAEAAEPLVGLAGPGIPATFRLVVTNLARDHRGAPVQDTVRLATPPAPEGWRVALSRSVVTLAGGESREIVVTVTPPEDAREGARLALSVAATSASNSLVEDRVPLVTLVRATFGVDLWFDREHGPRSRVFTFDAGDERRATVAIRNLATVRDTITVVARAISSDWTSLLGSGTSSLSLDLEAGEVREIPLVIRAPAENATQSVLEIVAVSRSDASATAKIAGIVRIRPDVRIALEVASQTLEIPPGASADFRVTLTNRGGDAIGASFNVTAARPPGWRAPVIRFGAYEIDELSGIPPQKSVTFNVTVAVPETAARTDRAELRFTARTIPTFVGDPVSSEAIDLLALAGVRRDLEIVDAPTLVAVDADNRASIVFEVENRGNGNESLRIVPRRLPAGATALVQSAATVPRDGSARIGLDVALAATTDPGVHAIGVHLAVDGGAAIAASVNLSVPRRPALAFEALGQPIVLAGRVSALEVDVHNTGNVPLALPPAFEERPGWNVTWDAPASILPVGGVARGRILVAAPAGVEGPASLPLSARTGSGALAVDVRTVSLEVVEAEPDGATIVVVVRNSGSADAHAVAIEFVRDGTLVDRLVLQRIAAGGEARAILAAPGEGRLRVDADGRFHDVPIEVAAGGTARPVPAVGLAAVVAATLLAGRMRRFSHMPSNADISWHDHALPPLREAKP is encoded by the coding sequence GTGCGCGTGGTCGAAGGCGACCGCGAGGTCCCTTCGAGAGCGACCGCCGGATTCCGGGGGCGATCGGGGCACCACGACCCCCGACTCTCGCCCGAGATCCACGTCGAATGGGTCCTTCCGGGCGCGACGCCCGCGGGCGCTTCGCGGGTCTTCATGGTCTACTTCGATACGCGCGCGAACGGCGCCAAGACGCCCGCCGAGCACGACGAGCGCGCCGCGGCGCCGCTTGCGGCGCGGCATTGGATCAGCCGCGGCACGACGCTCTTCGGGGCCGCATCGACCGTCCGGCTCCTCGGCCTCGAGGACGGGACGCGCGCGACCGTCTCGGCCTACGTCGGAGCGCGCCCCGTCGGGCTCGGGACCTTCGACGTCGAGGCCGGATCGGTCCGAAGCGTGAACGTCGGAAACGAAGCGGCCCTCGTGCGCATCGACGCGGACAAACCCATCATCGCCTACGGCGCGGATCCGGTCAAGGGCGTGATGGGCCCCGTCCCGAGCGCCGAGGGCGGCCTCCTCGGCCGGACGTTCGCGTTCGAGCCCGGCTCGACGGGACACCTCGTGCTCGCGCCGCGGGAAACGGCGAACGTGGTCGAAGGAAGCTCGCGCTACGCCGTGCACGGCGGACGGGTCCAGGTCGTCCCGGCGGGCGGCTCGGCGGCCATCGCAAACCTCGAGGCGGATGCGCCGGTCCTCGTCTTCGCGTGGCCCGCCGACGAAGGCAAGACGCAGCTTCCGTCCGTCGACGGCGCGCCGGTCGGGAGCCGCCTCGTGGGCTTCGCGGGGCCCGGGACGGCGCCGGCCTCGCTCGCGCGCGATCCCCGATGCCACGCAGACGGCATGACCGTCGGCTTCGGCGAGGTTCTCGTGACGGCGCGGGACGCGCCCACGTGGTTCAGGGGACGCGATTTCCTGTCGGGCAACCTCGTCCTGCCCACCGATGGGACGGGCCAGCCCTCGACCCGCAGCGAGGAGGCCGCGCCCGGCGAACCGGCCCGCGCTGTCGTGCGCGCGACCCGCTGCCCCGTGCTCGTCCACGCGACGGGCTCGCGGACGGCCGACGCCGTGGCATCCGGAACGCTCGCCGCCTTCGGCGGTCCGTCGCGTCCGCTCGGCGCGCAGGAACGGTTGCGCACGCCGCTCGGCGGCGACGGGGGCATGACCTTCGAGACGAGCTGGCCCGTGGATGTGCTCGCCTTCCATCCCGCGACGACCGTGACGATCGAGCGGGCCGGGACCGCGCCGGCGAAGGTCGGCCTCGGCGCGGGCGACCGCCACGGCATCGAAGCCAGCCACGACCGTCCCGCCATCCTCCGGGCCACGAAGCCCGTCGCCGTGGTGCCGGTCGAGCAGGGTTACTACTTCGCGGGCATCGACGATTCGCTCGGGCGGACCGCCATCGTCGGCCCGGCGCAGTACCGGGGTCATCTCGTGAACCTCGCCCCGGCGGCGGAGGCGGCCGAGCCGCTCGTCGGCCTCGCGGGGCCCGGGATACCCGCAACCTTCCGGCTCGTCGTCACGAATCTCGCCCGCGACCATCGCGGCGCGCCGGTGCAGGATACCGTCCGCCTCGCGACGCCGCCCGCCCCCGAGGGATGGCGCGTCGCGCTTTCGAGGAGCGTCGTCACCCTCGCGGGAGGCGAGTCGCGGGAGATCGTCGTGACCGTGACCCCGCCTGAGGACGCGCGCGAAGGGGCGCGACTCGCGTTGTCGGTCGCCGCGACCTCGGCGTCGAACAGCCTCGTCGAGGATCGCGTTCCCCTCGTGACGCTCGTCCGCGCGACCTTCGGCGTCGACCTGTGGTTCGATCGGGAGCACGGGCCGCGCAGCCGCGTCTTCACGTTCGACGCGGGCGACGAGCGGCGGGCCACCGTCGCGATCCGCAATCTCGCGACGGTGCGCGACACGATCACGGTCGTCGCAAGGGCGATCTCGAGCGACTGGACGAGCCTCCTCGGATCCGGGACGTCGTCGTTGTCCCTCGATCTCGAAGCGGGAGAGGTCCGCGAGATCCCGCTCGTCATTCGGGCTCCCGCGGAGAACGCCACCCAGAGCGTCCTCGAGATCGTCGCGGTCTCGAGATCGGACGCAAGCGCGACGGCGAAGATCGCCGGCATCGTGCGGATCCGGCCGGATGTCCGCATCGCGCTCGAGGTCGCGTCCCAGACGCTCGAGATTCCGCCGGGGGCGTCGGCCGATTTCCGCGTGACCTTGACGAACCGGGGAGGCGACGCCATCGGCGCCTCGTTCAACGTGACGGCGGCGCGCCCTCCCGGATGGCGGGCTCCCGTGATCCGGTTCGGCGCCTACGAAATCGACGAGCTGTCGGGCATCCCCCCGCAGAAGTCGGTGACGTTCAACGTGACGGTCGCCGTTCCCGAGACCGCGGCGCGGACCGACCGCGCGGAGCTCCGGTTCACGGCGCGGACGATCCCGACCTTCGTCGGCGACCCCGTGTCGAGCGAGGCGATCGACCTTCTCGCGCTCGCGGGCGTTCGACGGGACCTCGAGATCGTCGACGCGCCGACCCTCGTCGCCGTCGACGCCGACAATCGCGCGTCGATCGTCTTCGAGGTTGAAAACCGCGGCAACGGGAACGAATCGTTGCGGATCGTGCCGCGCCGGCTGCCCGCGGGCGCGACCGCGCTCGTGCAGAGCGCCGCGACGGTGCCCCGCGACGGGAGCGCGCGCATCGGGCTCGACGTCGCCCTCGCCGCCACGACCGACCCGGGCGTCCACGCGATCGGCGTCCACCTCGCCGTCGACGGGGGGGCCGCCATCGCGGCGAGCGTCAATCTTTCCGTGCCGCGGCGCCCGGCGCTCGCGTTCGAGGCGCTGGGTCAGCCGATCGTCCTCGCGGGACGCGTGAGCGCGCTCGAGGTGGACGTGCACAACACCGGCAACGTTCCGCTCGCGCTCCCTCCCGCCTTCGAGGAGAGGCCCGGTTGGAACGTGACGTGGGACGCGCCGGCGTCCATCCTTCCGGTCGGCGGCGTCGCGCGCGGCCGGATCCTGGTCGCGGCCCCCGCGGGCGTCGAAGGGCCTGCGTCCCTTCCGCTCTCGGCGCGGACCGGGTCGGGCGCGCTCGCGGTCGACGTCCGCACCGTCTCGCTCGAGGTGGTCGAGGCGGAGCCCGACGGGGCCACCATCGTCGTCGTCGTCCGGAACTCGGGGTCGGCCGACGCCCACGCGGTCGCGATCGAGTTCGTGCGGGATGGAACCCTCGTCGATCGCCTCGTCCTCCAGCGCATCGCCGCCGGTGGCGAGGCGCGCGCGATCCTCGCCGCGCCCGGCGAAGGTCGGCTGCGCGTCGACGCCGACGGGCGGTTCCACGATGTTCCCATCGAGGTGGCCGCGGGCGGGACGGCCCGCCCGGTTCCCGCCGTGGGGCTCGCCGCGGTCGTGGCCGCGACGCTCCTTGCGGGGCGGATGCGGCGCTTTTCACACATGCCCTCCAATGCCGACATATCCTGGCACGACCATGCCCTTCCACCCCTCAGGGAGGCAAAACCGTGA